One part of the Dermacentor silvarum isolate Dsil-2018 chromosome 6, BIME_Dsil_1.4, whole genome shotgun sequence genome encodes these proteins:
- the LOC119456585 gene encoding uncharacterized protein LOC119456585, translating to MGTLSQLVTVVWKELCLRTMLRQGWLSLSECLLGPLLCLVLLLTTGPPFVDRLRDVPLSGVQLLDWPCAVVEKQLVFRRVAYAPHAPYSMRLMEATFRDFSPVEGLVGFQDPQAVTEFTRTKANDSDAFDLIIVFDNLRRTDDKPPEDLRYTLRYNTSRLYLLDDRDDRRGYYPLRRDYVVPLVCLLGDSHLRLMARALGRPDPSYLWRTRSFNDNKGPRTVVHRDYSALAFELGLVWLLLNYAADTVRDKRVRHREFRRIMGQTSFVYWFEVLLRGLGPMLASCCGLLFVVTSVPDRFGFSYLQYTDPTVLLTLMYIYALHMLTFVTLVTTFFTSETLVVLATCFAVLVSFLPYLLFVEMTFPFRLLCCVLPNTALQLAMDIIVTFERDMTGMQWDQLNLMLSADVPSLASLLLVMLLAVSFNLALALAMDDLLPLSTNAGGPRIFRACTIDDALARLYFSSMDLKTGYRQIEVGNRGPEKTALMAPDDLFEFKVMPLGLCYVSATFERVVDTVLAGLKWQTCLVYLDDVVVFATNFDDHLRWLETVLEAIESSELTLKPEKFRFAYEERLFRGHVLKSVVRLDPQKAAGIAEFPRRVDEKAVRRFIGLCAFTGAL from the exons ATGGGCACGCTGAGTCAGCTGGTGACGGTCGTGTGGAAGGAGCTGTGCCTGCGCACCATGCTTCGCCAAGGCTGGCTATCGCTCTCCGAGTGCCTGCTCGGACCGCTGCTCTGCCTCGTGCTCCTTTTGACCACGGGCCCGCCATTCGTGGACCGGCTGCGCGACGTGCCGCTGAGCGGTGTCCAGCTGCTCGACTGGCCGTGCGCCGTGGTCGAGAAGCAGCTGGTGTTCCGACGCGTGGCGTACGCGCCACACGCACCCTACTCGATGCGTCTCATGGAGGCCACGTTCCGCGACTTCAGCCCGGTGGAGGGACTCGTGGGTTTCCAGGACCCTCAGGCCGTGACCGAATTCACACGCACCAAGGCCAACGACTCGGACGCCTTTGACCTGATCATCGTTTTCGACAACCTGCGCAGAACC GACGACAAGCCGCCGGAGGATCTGCGCTACACGCTGCGCTACAACACGAGCCGGCTGTACCTGCTGGACGACCGCGACGACCGGCGCGGCTACTACCCTTTGCGTCGCGACTACGTGGTGCCGCTCGTGTGCCTGCTGGGCGACAGCCACCTGCGGCTCATGGCGCGGGCCCTGGGTCGGCCCGACCCGAGCTACCTCTGGCGCACGCGTTCCTTCAACGACAACAAAGGCCCGAGAACGGTGGTGCACCGGGACTACAGCGCCCTCGCGTTCGAGCTGGGCTTGGTGTGGCTGCTGCTAAACTACGCTGCCGACACGGTTCGCGACAAGCGGGTGCGGCACCGCGAGTTCCGGCGCATCATGGGCCAGACTTCGTTCGTCTACTGGTTCGAG GTGCTGCTGCGTGGCCTCGGACCCATGCTGGCCTCGTGCTGCGGGCTCCTGTTCGTGGTGACCAGCGTGCCGGACCGTTTCGGCTTCTCCTACCTGCAGTACACGGACCCGACTGTGTTACTCACGCTGATGTACATATACGCACTGCACATGCTCACGTTCGTCACACTCGTCACCACCTTCTTTACGTCGGAGACGCTGGTCGTCCTGGCCACCTGCTTCGCGGTACTCGTCTCCTTCCTGCCGTACCTCCTGTTCGTCGAGATGACGTTTCCTTTTCGCCTCCTCTGCTGCGTGCTGCCAAACACGGCGCTTCAGCTCGCCATGGACATCATCGTCACCTTCGAACGAGACA TGACTGGCATGCAGTGGGACCAGCTGAACCTGATGTTGTCCGCCGACGTGCCCAGTCTAGCGTCGCTACTGCTGGTCATGCTGCTGGCAGTGTCGTTTAACCTGGCACTGGCCCTGGCAATGGACGACTTGCTCCCGCTTTCAACAAACGCCGGGGGACCCCGAATCTTTCGCGCCTGCACG ATAGACGATGCATTAGCCCGACtctacttttcgtcgatggatctCAAGACTGGTTATCGGCAAATTGAAGTCGGAAACAGGGGTCCAGAGAAAACCGCGTTGATGGCGCCAGACGACCTCTTCGAGTTCAAGGTGATGCCACTCGGACTTTGCTATGTGTCTGCAACGTTCGAGCGCGTGGTGGACACAGTCTTggctggactgaagtggcagacttgtctcgtctacttggatgacgttgtaGTCTTTGCCACGAATTTCGACGATCACCTGAGGTGGCTTGAGACAGTATTAGAGGCTATCGAGTCATCTGAGCTTACCCTGAAGCCGGAAAAGTTCCGTTTCGCTTACGAAGAACGTCTTTTCCGAGGCCACGTCCTCAAGTCTGTAGTCCGGCTCGACCCACAGAAGGCAGCTGGCATAGCTGAGTTCCCGCGGCGCGTCGATGAAAAGGCAGTGCGCAGATTCATTGGCCTGTGTGCCTTTACAGGCGCTTTGTGA